The following DNA comes from Candidatus Aramenus sp. CH1.
TACAGAGGATCTACAAGGAGCTTAAGGCCACCTACGGCAACAGGGGGGAAATCATAACCGTTGATGGCGTAAAAATAGTGACAAAGGACTACTGGTTCCTAGTTAGGAAAAGCGGTACAGAGCCAATAATAAGGATAATGATTGAGGCAAAGGATCAAAATCTGGCAAGCTCTTTAGCCTCAGAGTTAGTTAAGTTTGTGGGGAGTTTAACTTGAAGTACAGGCTAATAGACCTTTTGGCGTGTCCCATGTGCAAGAAGTTTCCTTTAGAGCTATACGTCTTCGAGGTCAGGGAGGTTCAGAGGAGCACTGACGAAAAAAAGCCCCTCTGCGAGCTTTACTGCGCTTACAAGGGAAGTTATATAAAGGAGCTACAGCAACCTCCGCCATGCGACGAGTGCTTCAGGAAGGAGATCGTGGAGGGACTCCTTTTCTGCACCTCTTGTAAGAGGTGGTATCCAATAATAGACGAGATACCGAGGATGTTGCCCGACAACCTAAGGAAGAAAGAGGAGGACTTGAGGTTCCTCGAGAAAAACAGAACTAGGATCCCCAAGGAAGTTCTGGAAAGTGGTTTGCCAGTGAACATGAAAAGTTAAAATGAGCTTATTAATAGGTTTGCCAATAGTATATTTGGTGTAACTCGATGGAAAGTTCCTTTATATCTAACTTAGACGAGTGGATAAAGATGCAGAAGAACTTGCTGGCGACGCTTAAGGACATGGAAAAGCAGGACAAGGATTTGGATAGGCTTGACTTGATCCTTGAATCGAGGGTAGCGTTTCAGCACATGATGAGGACGATAAAGGCCTTTGACCAGTGGCTTCAAGACCCCATGGTCATAAGGCACATGCCTAAAGAGATGTTGGAGGACGTAAAGAGGACAAGCTGGCAGATACTGAGGGAGCTGTTGGAACTGGACATTAGGCACACCTCTGAGGCAAAGGAACTAATAACTAAGCTGGGCAAGGAAGGAAAGTTAGATCCACTAATATGGAGTAGACCACTCTTCGAAGAACAGCAGACGCAGAGTAGTAGAAGAGGTACCTTCACGACAATGTGAAGTGAAAGGAAAAAGGAATTTCAAAAACTTTTACCTTCTTCTACTTCTTCTTTCAGACCTTAGCTTTAACGAGTACTCCTCGTCTATGGCTACGACCTTGTTTTTAAGCTCATTGAGGGCTTGAGTAAAGGAGTTCTTGAAAGCGTCGTCAATTAGCAACATATTTCTCTCCAACGTCTCTTCTCCGCTCATGGTTAGCTTTAGTTTCTTGTTACCAGGGTCGTTCTCTATGAGACCTAGGTAGAGGAGCGACGTAATATCGTCCTTTAACTGTTGGCTTACAACATTGCCCCCTATTACGCTAAAGGGGTAGCCCATATCGAAACCCTTGTCCTTAGCCTCGTAGAGAAACTGCGTTAAAGCTTTCTCGGATACCGAGTTTAAGGTCTTAATAATATAGAGTAATTGTAATTTTCTCTTGTCCTCCTTAACTACTGAAGGATTTATCACTTGACGGGTGACTACTTTAAGGTCCTTGGACTTAGAAGTCTGAGATGGTTGTGACAATCTATTCCCCTCTACCTATTTTGTATTACCCCTTATTATATTAACTATTTCCTTTGTCGCTGAGTAGGGGTCTTTGCTCTTGGTTATTGCCCCACCTACAACGTAGATGCTGATAGGTATATCAAGCAAGTCCCTTATAGCGTTCCCGTTTAACCCACCAGCAACAGACACAGCGGTGAACTTGGAGATTTCCCTTATCTCCTCTTTCAGTGCGGCTACAGTTATCCCGCGTTTCTTCTGGACGTCTAGTCCCACGTGGAGGCCTATTATGTCCACTCCTAGCTCCTTAAGCTCCTTTGCCCTGGTTACCACGTCCTTCACGTTTATTAGGTCAGCTTGGACTAGTACGTCCAGTTCCCTTGCCTTCTTTACTGCCGATTCAATGGTAGAGTCGTCCATTATACCTAGGACAGTCATGATGCTAGCGCCTCCCAGTTTAGCTATTTGTACTTCCACGTCCCCCGCGTCCGCCGTTTTCGTATCTGCCAATACTGCTCTACCTCTTGACACTTCCAAGATCCTCCTAATTCCCCCTATACCGGAGGACTTTAACAGCGGAGTCCCAACCTCTACTATGTCCACACCCGCCTCCACCGACTTTTCAGCCACCTTAACGGCCTCCTCTAGGTCGATGAAGTCAAGGGCTACTTGAAGGTGCTTTCTTTGCTTGAGGCTTTGAAGAATATTTTCCTTGATCATATCGATTACTCAGCGGTTTGAGTAATAATAAGCTAAGCTACAAAAGAGTTTTTATTTTAGAAAGTTGAAAAGGCGTTACTGTGATTGCTAGGGATGGCTAAGTATGTGATAGTGACGGGAGGAGTGCTGTCAAGCGTAGGAAAGGGCACAGTGGCAGCTTCCGTAGGGCTTCTTTTAAAGAACATGGGATACAAGGTAACTGCGGTAAAAGTAGACCCCTACATAAACGTAGACGCAGGTACGATGAATCCATACATGCACGGAGAGGTGTTCGTGACAGAGGACGGAGCCGAAACTGACCTCGACCTAGGACACTACGAGAGATTTTTGGACATAAACATGACTAAGCACAACAACATTACCGCCGGGAAGGTCTACTTTAACGTCGTAAAGAAGGAAAGGCAAGGGAAGTACCTAGGGCAAACAGTGCAGATAATCCCACACGTGACTGACGAGATAAAGTCCATGATTAGGGAGGCGGGAAAGCTAGAGAACGCCGACATAGTGATAATCGAGATAGGCGGTACCGTAGGTGATATAGAGAGTTTGCCTTTCCTAGAGGCAGTAAGGCAATTGAGGCTTGAGGAAGAGGAGAACAACGTAGTGTTCGTACACGTGGCGCTTGTTGAGTACCTTAACGTTACAGGCGAGCTAAAAACGAAGCCCCTCCAGCATAGCGTCCAGGAGCTCAGGCGGATTGGGATACAGCCCGACATCATCATCGCGAGGTCGACAGTCCGTTTAGACGAGGAGACCAAGAAAAAGATAGCCCTTTTCACTAACGTTAGGTACGACTACATCTTCTCTAGCTACGACGTTTCAACCGCCTACGAAGTACCGTTAATCTTGAACGAGCAAGGTTTAGCCCAAAAGCTTTCTGAGAAACTCAAGCTAAACGACGTAACACCAAACCTCGAGAGCTGGAAGAAGTTTGTCGAATCATTAAAGGACGGAGATAAGAAGGTTAAGATAGCTCTGGTAGGCAAGTACACAAGGCTTAAGGACAGTTACTTGAGCATTAAGGAGGCGATACTCCACGCTTCTGCCTCTTTGGGCGTAAAGCCCGAGCTGGTTTGGATAGAGTCAACGGACCTAGAGAACAACGTCAACCTTGACCAAATCTTAGGGAAGGTGAACGGTATCATTGTGTTGCCCGGCTTCGGTAGCAGGGGAGTGGAAGGTAAAATAAGGGCAATAAACTACGCTAGGACCCACGACATACCCTACTTGGGCATATGTTATGGGTTGCAGTTGGCAGTTGTGGAATTTGCGCGGAACGTCTTGAAACTGGAAGGAGCTCACACAACCGAAGTTGACCCCTCTACTCCTCATCCTGTAGTAACCCTTCTTGACGAGCAGAAGAGGGTCACGCAGTACGGGGGTACTATGAGGTTGGGCTCCCAGAAGATTATCCTAAAGTCAGGGACGATAGCGTATTCCCTTTACGGAAGGGGCGAGGTGTACGAGAGGCATAGGCACAGGTACGAGGTTAACCCGCAGTACGTGGACAAGTTCCAGGAGGCAGGACTTGTTGTATCTGGAGTGAGTGAGAACGGACTGGTGGAAATGATAGAGCTCAAAAACCATAGGTTCTTCGTAGCAACGCAGGCACACCCTGAGTTTAAGAGCAGGCCCCTAAATCCATCGCCCCTGTTCGTGGGGTTCTTGAAAGCTACCCTAAGTGCTTGACTTGAGGTTAATTATTATCTTATCATATTTGTTTTTTACCATTTTCTTAATACCTTTTACTCCATTTGAGTACTCTACTTCGATTAAGCCTGCGCTCTCCAAAAGGGCCAGTTGACTGCTCACGTTTCCCTTAGTCATCTGCAGTTCCTCGCTCAGCTCGGTTACACTCTTTGGCGATTCCGCAACTATTTTCAAGATATTTATCCTGGTCATTGAGGACAAGGCATCGGCGATCCTCATTATTTCCTCAGGGTCTTCCAAGACTAGGTCCATGTGGAAGAGCTTGCCTCGTATCATTCAAAAGGATTTGCACACATTGTGCGTCATTCTTTTATAGTGGTTATATGAAGTAGTAAGAAGAGGAGAGAAATTTTGCAGACTAAAGTAGAGAATCCCTTAAAGAATTTGAGGTCTGCAGTTAATAAAATTGTACTCGTGAAGCTTAAGGACGGCTCTGAGTACATTGGAAGGCTAGAGCAGACCGATGGTACCATGAACCTAGTACTTAGGGACTGCACAGAGATGGTCGAGGGTTCCAGCGACCCAGTCGCGAAGTACGGGAGAGTTCTCATAAGGGGGAGCAATATTCTGTTTGTCAGCGTCGACTACGAAAGCATAATGGACAGGGAGAAGTAAGCTTTTTTAAAAAGACGTAGGTAGTTGAGTTACTATGAAAAACATAAACATTCAGCCTGCCAGAATCGCAAATATGGACAACCTTGAAGTGGAGCTGGTAGAGAGAAAGGGAGTAGGACATCCTGATTACATAGCCGACTCCGCCTCCGAGGAAGCCAGTAGGAAGCTTTCGCTCTACTACCTTAAGGAGTTCAACACTATACTACATCACAACTTGGACAAGACCCTGGTTGTTGGAGGTCAAGCTAGCCCTACATTCAAAGGAGGAGAAGTCCTTCACCCGATATACGTTATAGTTGCTGGTAGGGCTACTACTGAAGTTAAGACTGAAAAGGGAGTGGAGAACGTACCTGTTGGGACTATAATATTGGACGCAGTAAAGGAGTGGATAAGGAACAACTTTAGGTATCTCGACGCTGACAAGCACGTGATTGTGGACTACAAAATAGGAAAAGGTTCCGCTGACTTAGTTGGCATCTTCGAGAAGAGCAAGACCAAACCATTGTCCAACGATACAAGCTTTGGGGTAGGCTTCGCCCCCTACTCTACCCTCGAGAACTTGGTTTTTCAGACGGAGAGGTTCCTCAACTCAAAGGGGCTAAAGTTAGAACTACCAGAGGTAGGTGAAGACGTAAAAGTAATGGGGCTCAGGAGAGGGAAGGAGATCTACTTGACTATAGCTATGGCTACAATAAGTCAGCTCATTGACGATGCTCAGCACTACTTATCAGTAAAGGAACAAGTGAAGGAGAAAGTGCTGGACTTGGCCAAGAAACTGGCTCCGGACTTCGACGTTAAGGTGTTTGTGAACACAGGAGACAAACCAGAGAACGGTATTTACTACCTCACCGTCACTGGAACCTCCGCAGAGCACGGAGATGACGGTATGACGGGCAGGGGTAATAGGGGTGTTGGGCTAATAACTCCCATGAGGCCTATGTCGTTGGAGGCAACTGCTGGTAAGAACCCAGTGAACCACGTCGGAAAAATATACAACGTGCTGGCAAACTTAATAGCTAAGAAAGTGGTCGAGGAGACCCACGTGCTAAACGCTCAAGTGGAAGTTCTAGGTCAGATAGGCAGACCCATTGACGATCCGTTAATAGTTAACGTAGAGGTCAATCCAGGCAACGAGAGGATAAGCGATGACTTGAAGAACGAGATCAACGGCGTAGTGGAGGAATACCTCAATTCGATGCAAAAAATAACTGAGCTAATTCTAGACGGAAAAGTTATGCTCTTTTAATCTAGAAAGCCTATATTTCTCGATTAACCTCTTTACGTCATCCACTTTAATATCCTGGTTTAACTCCTTCTCCCTCTGCAAGACCTTCAAGTCTTGTATTAACTTAGGATCCACTACGGCTAGGTCGGCATCTACGTAAAGGGCCAACTCCTCGTTTACCTCTTCACCTAGTGCAAAGAGCTTTCCGTTATTAACGTAAAGTAGCGGAGAGTCCTTTGAAACGACAGCTAGTTTTCCCCTAAGTAAATCGGATATGAGCGTGTTGTATCTTTCGATCTTCTCCTTTATTTTCAGGTTCTCTTCTTGAAGTTGAAGTATGGCCTTGTTCTTTTGCTCTATTATGTTGTTGAGCTCGTAAATTTTCCTGTCCTTCTGCACTTCTGTGTTGTACTGTAGTCTAATCTCCTCAATCTTCTTCTCTAGTTCCTCCTTCTCCTTAAAGAGATTTTTGAGGATAGCCCTTAGCCTATTGTTCTCGTGTTTTAAGAACGTCAACTCGTCGTCGATGTTTTTCAACGGTTTTTGTTGAGCGGTTGAGGTGATTACTAGCTTAGGCTGTTCCTTACCCTCCAGTTTCTTCTCGATTTCTCTTTCTATACACTCCGCAAGTGTACTTCCACTTATTATACATCTAAACACCACGTTTTCGTCAATGTCAATGTCGAACCTTCTTATCAAGCTCTCGCTTTGCCTTATCTTCTTCTCCACTTCGTTATACGCTTTTAAAGCAGCGGCCAGCGCGTCCCTAATGTGGGGATTCGTTATCTTAAGCCCAAATCTCTCGCAGTACTGGTTTAACATTTCCTGCTTCTCGTCAACGCTCAAGGATTTTTCTGGAACGTAGATCTTTGAGTTAAGGGCACCGGCGAGCCTCTTCACCGTGTCGGGCAAAGGATTAACGTCAGTAGACAATATAACTGGGACTCCCTTCTCTCTAACTAAAGATATTATGTCGTCCCTATCTATACCTCTTCTGCTTTCAAGAAGTACTGGTTTTCCGTAGAAGTCTATTGCCGCTATCCCCACTTCTATCCCAGGGTCTATGCCTATGATTAGCGGCTTTGATGCCTCCTTCTTGTCGGCGAATTCAATTTTAGTCTTATACACTGGTCTTATTTCAAGATTTACGTCGTGTCCCCTCATTTTCTTAACTATCCCGTATAGGCTCTCCCTGGAAGCGTAAACAACGAACACAGCCCCCTCCATGCCTGCCTTAGTTTTCTTTACGATGACGTCGTAGTCAAAGCCGTTCTTGTCTAAGGCCTCCTTTACTTGTTTAAAGACCCTTAGCACAAGACCTCTCAGATGTCTTTTATACCTGTTAGAGCTCATACCTCCTGGTCCAGATCTTCTGCCCTTTGATATAATGATCTTGGTCTTGTTCTCTATTAGTTTAATTTTAGTGCCAGCTCCCTTAGATGCAAGAAGGGCGGCTAGATACGCAGTACGCAGAGGATTTGGTTTGCCTTGCACCTCAACGCCGTAGAGTTTAGCTACCTCCCTTATGTCCTTGAACTCCCCATTCAGGTAAGTTACTTGGACTACCTCAACGCTCTCCGGAAAGAGGCTAAGTACCTTTACTACTTCCCTATCGCTGCTCCCTAACTCGTAGACGTTGTCTGTTGCAATAACTGAAATTTCCTGTTCCCACGCTATCCTTATAACCCTGCTTAGGTGAACGTTCTCCATTTTCTGAATGACGTTACCCACTTCGTCCATTACTACAATAGAGTACCTAGGCTGTGAAGCTGAAAGAGGACTATTCCTAGGCTCAATGTCTATGCCCAGGAATTTCCTCATGGCCCACCACTTACGTACTCTATAGCTTGGTCTAGGTCGTACTCGATCCTGTACTTCTTCCTGAAGAAGTCAAGAATATTTAGCAAGTCCCTTCTTAGAAGTTCGTTGTTATGTCTTTGCCACTGTGGCCAATCAATCACATACGGTTTCTCTGAGTTGTCAACAATTACGTTGTAAGGGCTAAGATCACCGTGTACCAACCCATCACAGTAGTTAAAGGCTATCCTAATCGTACCTAGAATAACGTCGAGGACCTCCTTTGGCGAACTTAGATTAGCGTATATTAACTTGTTTCCTTCAACGAATTCGCTGGCTACTCCATTGTAAGCGAGTCCCAGGGGCCTCGGTACAGATCCCATGTTTTTATTGACGCATTCTAACGCCTCGTATTCTCTCTTGGCGTTGTCGAGCGTGACTGAGACCCAGTTCTTCCTCTCGGTGTATCCACGGAGTTTACGTGCGTTTCTGTAACTTGTCCTCCCAACCCTGTGGAACTTCACTACAATTACGTTGTAATTGAAGTCGTAGCCATAATATACTATACTTTCCTTTCCCTCGCCTATTACGTCTCCGAGGGACTTTACGACGCCTTTAGCGTAAAGACTTTTTGTAGCCACTACGTCAATCCCTGAGAAGCTCAACCTATAGGATATCTCTCCTTTTATTCTCTCTCTGGAGATTAACCTTAGTCCCTCCAACTTTACTAACGCCACGTCCAACTCTTTGCTAGTAAAACCAAGCCTGTCCTTGATCACCGATTTTGGTACGTACTCGTAAAGGTCTCTTAGCTCTATCAAGGTCTTGAGAATAGCGTAATCAGAAGACGATACTAAAGAAGTCTTCTCTGCTAAACTGGCTAAAGGCATAATTTCTAAAATATTAATGGGAAATTGGGTTATTATTGTTTGTTGAAGCGGTGTTTTTTACCTCGACCTTCTTTATCTCGCTCCTTCCAGGCATAAGCTTAGTAATCTCGTTGGCAATTACCTTTGCAGGTAACTCGAGTTTCTTGGAAAAATCTCTGGCTATCTTTTCTGCAACTTTGCCAGGGTCTGTTCCTCCTGGGGCAATAACTACGTAAGCGTCGCATTTTTCTGAGATTGTGTCCACAGGCCCAGCCTCCACTCTGACCTCGTTCTCACCCTTGCATACGCCTACAGCTAGCTCGAGTTTTACGTTGTTGACGAAGTTCTTTTTACCGTAAATCATGAACGAACCCTTGGGCAAGTACTCTCCTGCAGGCGGAGACTTGGAAACTTGACTTCCATAGACCCAGAAGACGTCCACAGAACCTAGCCCAACTTTCCATGCCTTTGAGTAACACGCTGCTATAACTGCCGCGTCCCTCATGTCTTCCTCTTGTATACCCTCAGGGTCCTTTATTACGGTGGCTGCTGCACCTTGTATGTTAGCGTGGAGGAATATGTCCCTCTCTCCTAGTAGCTTTCTCACAATGCTTTCGTTTTGGTCCTGGTCCTTTCCCGCTATCACCAGGTACCCGTGCCTAGTGAATGACCATCTGTACTTCTCGTACCACTCCTTTTTCCTAAACGATATTGCAGACTCCCGGTTCTTTTCCTCTATTTCAGCGCTTAAGCTCTGGAGTTTCTTCTTTAGCTCCTCAAGCGTTTCTTCCGCCCTTTTAGCCTTTTGCGAGTATTCCTTCGCTTCGTCGAAGTACTTTGAGGCGTTTTTCATTGCAGATAGCTTGGGGTCTATTTCCACCTCGTAACCGTCTAGCTTCAATGTAAACTTCTTGGCGTTCCTCTTTATTTCGTCCTCTACCAGCTGGTAATTACTCACTATAAGTCTTCCAATAGTCCTCAACTTTTCCTCTTCCTTCTTGTACTCGTCTATGGTGGAGAGCAATTGGTTAATAGAGCTCTCTAGCCTTTTCTTTTCCTCCTCGATTTTCTCTGACTTTCTCTTCACAGCCTCTACTTTTTCCAGTTTGGTGAAGTACTCGTCGAGTGCGTCGTTAAATGACTTTGCCTCCACGCAGTTCTCAAACCTTATTGGCATGACGTTATTCTCGCTGTAACACGGTGTAACGTGACCGTTCTTAAGCTGGTCCTCAAACTCCTTAAGCTTCCTCTTAGCCTCTTCTAGCTCACTTAAGCTGTTGGCTCGGATTCCCAAGTAACTTATGATATCCTGTGGAGCTCCTAGTACCCTACTCAAGTTCCCCTTCTGTAAGTTTTTTTCTATTTCCTTGACGTCCATTGTAGGTTTTGGAGGCGCAGAGTACTGGTGCCCTGGTCTTATCGTCCTGTCCTTAAATTCCCTGTACTCGGTCGAAAACAAAACCTTGTTCTGCTGGTCAGCGACGACTAACAGACCCCTGGGCAGTAGCTCGACGTAAATTGAGTTACCGTTACTTAAATCAATCCTCAGTATTCTCTCGTCGTTTACAATACTTACGCTCCTTATAGAAGCGTCCCTAACGTGCTCCCTCAATATCCTTGCCTTCGTGTCCAACGTCTTTTCCCTTTCATACTTGGTGAAGTGAATTCTCCTCCCTGGCTCAATTATCAGTTCCTTGATCCCTTGTGGACAGTGCAGTTTAAAGACAAAGACGTTGGGAATAACAGTAGAGTAAACGTTGTCAATTCTGCAGTTAACTAAGTTAGAGTTTTCACTTATCCACGCCACGAGGTCGTAGTAGCTCATAGAGGTCTTCGTTGCAAACTTTAAAGACATCTTCCCTTACACACATGATATGGATATCGAAGATAAAATATTGCTTTTGAGAGGTGTATTGGGGGTTGTTGCAGGTGCTATATCGAGCTTTGTGGGCTCGATTGTCTCAGCCGGCGTCGTGGCCCTAATAGGTTATGTACTGTCCGTGCTCGTAGTCTACGTTATGTTTAAGCACGGGAAGAAGTGGCTGTTGTTCGGAAAGGGAACACTGACGTACGTTGTTGCTTGGTTTTTAATACTGGTCTTGGTATATAATATCCTAGTTTGACACATGCAGACTCAAAAGTTCATTGTAGACGCCATGCTCGGAAAGTTGGCGCGGTGGCTCAGGATTCTAGGCTACGATACCCTTTACGACAGTAGCTACGAGGACTGGAAGATAATTAAGACTGCTGAAGAGCAAAAAAGGATAATAGTCACTAGGGATAGGGGACTGTGCAATAGGGCTAGGAAAAAGGGGCTCGAGTGTTTTATGGTTAACCCGGACTACGACATTGTGAATACGCTAGCTCAATTGGCGAAGAAGTACAGGATAGACCTCCACGTAAACGTGGACGCAACTAGGTGTTCCGAATGTAACGGCATATTGTTGAAGGTTGGGGAAAACAAGTGGCAGTGTTCTAGGTGTAAGAAGGTTTACTGGAAGGGGAGACATTGGAGGACTATTGAGGAGATTCTTATTAAGGCACAGAGCAGAGTAGAAAGTAATGAAGGATCTAGTGACAATAGAGGAACTAAACCTAGAGGAAGGGAAAAAGCTAGTAAGGATAGCCAGACTAGCGATAATGTCGAAGCTGAAGTTAATAGACAAGTCTGAAGACATCTCAGATGAAATTCTGAATAAGAAGGGCTTGGCTTTTGTAACTCTAGAGACTAAGAGGGGAAACACCTACTCTCTTAGGGGTTGTATAGGGTACATAGAGGCTGTAGCTCCATTAAAGGACATAGTGTATAACGCTGCAATTGCCGCTGCGTTCTCGGACCCTAGATTTCCGCCCCTTAGAAGGGAGGAGTTTCAGGATGTGATAATAGAGGTCACGGTTTTGACAAAGCCAGAAGTGGTTGACGTGCCTAAAACGGAATTACCTAAGGTTATCAAGGTTGGCGAAGACGGGCTTATAGTGGAGAAAGGTATCCTCTACAGCGGGTTACTCCTGCCTCAAGTCCCTATGGAGTACTGCTGGGACTCTGAGACTTTCCTTGCTGAGACGTGTATAAAGGCGGGACTTAGTCCAGACTGTTGGCTTTACGAAGATGTTAAGGTTAAGAGGTTCAAGGGTATAATATTCAGGGAAATAGAACCGGACAACGTGATAATGATCAAGCCCTCAGAAGTCAAGTGCAAGAGACTAGGGGAGGAATGAAAGTGCAAGGTCTTTATCATATATAACTTTTTAGGTTACAAAGATAAAGTATTGGGAGTGAATTCCATGTCAGAAGAGGAATATGCAGAGTTATTCACGCCAGAAGTTGAAAGTGCTTTGCAGGATGCCCTTAAAGACATGAAAGGTCCCGTAGACGTGTATGTATTTATAGACTCTTCGGACAGGAACTGTAATTACTGCGAGGTAACGAGAAAGTTCCTCGATTTTGTGAGCAAAGCTGCACCTAAAGACGAGAGCGGGTCTAGTTTACTAAAGGTCCACGTTGTGGACAGGGCGAAGGAGAGCGATAAAGCTCTGTTCTCGGAATTTAACGTATCTAGGGTTCCGACAGTAGCGTTCTACAAGGGGTATATCAGGTGGACCGGAGCTCCACTAGGCGAGGAGATAAGGGCGCTAGTGGAAACTATAGTGAGGCTCTCGCAAGGAGAAAGCGGTCTAAGTTCAGAGACCGTCAACGCGATAAAGGAAAAACTAAACGGACAAGTAAAGGTCGAGGTAGTGGTGACTCCATCTTGTCCATATTGTCCTTACGCAGCTCTGCTATCTCACATGGTAGCTTATGAGGCCTGTAAGGCAGGTAAATGCAACATCATATCTGACGTAGTTGAGGCATACGAGAACCAGGATATAGCCGAGAAGTACCAAGTAATGTCTGTCCCAACCCTTGCTGTGAACGAGTCAGTGGAGTTCATAGGAGTACCAAACGAGGAAAACTTCATTGATACCCTAGTCCAAAAACAGAAGTAATA
Coding sequences within:
- a CDS encoding NFACT family protein, with translation MSLKFATKTSMSYYDLVAWISENSNLVNCRIDNVYSTVIPNVFVFKLHCPQGIKELIIEPGRRIHFTKYEREKTLDTKARILREHVRDASIRSVSIVNDERILRIDLSNGNSIYVELLPRGLLVVADQQNKVLFSTEYREFKDRTIRPGHQYSAPPKPTMDVKEIEKNLQKGNLSRVLGAPQDIISYLGIRANSLSELEEAKRKLKEFEDQLKNGHVTPCYSENNVMPIRFENCVEAKSFNDALDEYFTKLEKVEAVKRKSEKIEEEKKRLESSINQLLSTIDEYKKEEEKLRTIGRLIVSNYQLVEDEIKRNAKKFTLKLDGYEVEIDPKLSAMKNASKYFDEAKEYSQKAKRAEETLEELKKKLQSLSAEIEEKNRESAISFRKKEWYEKYRWSFTRHGYLVIAGKDQDQNESIVRKLLGERDIFLHANIQGAAATVIKDPEGIQEEDMRDAAVIAACYSKAWKVGLGSVDVFWVYGSQVSKSPPAGEYLPKGSFMIYGKKNFVNNVKLELAVGVCKGENEVRVEAGPVDTISEKCDAYVVIAPGGTDPGKVAEKIARDFSKKLELPAKVIANEITKLMPGRSEIKKVEVKNTASTNNNNPISH
- a CDS encoding TIGR00296 family protein; translation: MKDLVTIEELNLEEGKKLVRIARLAIMSKLKLIDKSEDISDEILNKKGLAFVTLETKRGNTYSLRGCIGYIEAVAPLKDIVYNAAIAAAFSDPRFPPLRREEFQDVIIEVTVLTKPEVVDVPKTELPKVIKVGEDGLIVEKGILYSGLLLPQVPMEYCWDSETFLAETCIKAGLSPDCWLYEDVKVKRFKGIIFREIEPDNVIMIKPSEVKCKRLGEE
- a CDS encoding thioredoxin family protein, with the translated sequence MSEEEYAELFTPEVESALQDALKDMKGPVDVYVFIDSSDRNCNYCEVTRKFLDFVSKAAPKDESGSSLLKVHVVDRAKESDKALFSEFNVSRVPTVAFYKGYIRWTGAPLGEEIRALVETIVRLSQGESGLSSETVNAIKEKLNGQVKVEVVVTPSCPYCPYAALLSHMVAYEACKAGKCNIISDVVEAYENQDIAEKYQVMSVPTLAVNESVEFIGVPNEENFIDTLVQKQK